ATAATAAATCTTCTAATGAAGAGGTAACATTAGCACCTATCTATCCTAAAAGTAGTATTGGTAAGCCAGAGGTTTCTATGGAGCAGATTCAGCAAATGGCAGAAGCTAAACCTGTTGCGGAAGTAACCGAAGCACAAACACCTGAAGAGAACCCGGTGGAATGGCTCGTTCTAGATGGAAAAAATAGCACCCGATTAGATTATGAAATGAAATTTTTTAATGGAAAGAATGAAGTGATTTTTGAAGATTCTTCTGCTTATACATTGTCATTTTTGAAAGAATCAAATGTGAATTTGATTAAAGTGAAATCAGCTGGTTTTTTTCCTAAAGAGCTCACATTGAAAGATATAAACCCATTGGATAAAACGGTGGTTTTGATGACCAAGCTTGAGTCTGGAAGTGTACTTCTTCTAGAAAACGTCAATTTTAAGAGAGGCACTGCAGAGTTAGAAGGTGAAGAAACTGAAGCTGTGCTTTCAGAACTAGCTGAATTTTTATCTGAAAACTCCAGTGTTAAACTCCGGATTAATGGACATACAGATGGAGGAGGGGATCCAAGTTTGAATAAAGGCTTATCTCTGGATAGGGCCAGAAGTGTCAGAGATTATTTGGTTGATCATGGGGTTACATTCGAAAATCTAAGAATTGCAGGTTGGGGTGGAACTCGACCTATAGCTTCCAATGCAACAGAATCAGGAAGGTCAAAAAATAGAAGGGTAGAATTAGAAGTAATTCAATAAGAACCTATAAATGCAAAAAATAAAGGCTTTGAGTTAATCAAAGCCTTTATTTTTTTATAAGCTATAATCTCCTTGATATTGCCTTTTGACAAATTGATTAGCAGGTTCGAAATTGGTTATTTTCATATTTTCACCATCCCAAAGCAGTTTAATACCTCTTCCAGGATAATCAAATTGATTCTGATTTTCTTTTCTTGGAGCTCTATAATCGTAGCTTCTTATGGCAAGGTTACCCATTAAAACAGATTCTGTTAAAGGTCCAGCTACTGAAAAAGGAGAACTTAGTAAATCAAATTCTTTTGATCCATAACCTCCTATGCAAGCCTCAACCCAGTTAGCATAGTGTCCTTGATCACCTTTAGGAACTCTGTATAATGTTTCAGGAACATTGATATCCTTGGTTTTGCTGGTAGGAAGTAATTGTGGGTTAATTCCATAAGTGGAACACATCATTTTCCCCTTAGTGCCTTCGATGATTACACCATTTCCACCATCACCCATTTGTTCATTTGCCTCTAATTCCTCTGGTCTAGTGGGTTGAATACCACCATCCATCCAATGAAACTCAAGGTCTTCTTTACCTGGTCTATCAAATCGAAGCGTTATGTGAGAAGAAGGAGGGCAACTTTCAGGAAAGTATCCCTGCTGAAACTCGCCTACATAAACAGAACCTACTGAGCATTCTGCAGATTTTGGATACCCTAAGCCCAAAACTCTAAAGGGGGGCTCCATTATATGACAGGCCATATCTCCTAAAGCACCGGTTCCATAATCCCACCAGCCTCTCCAGTTGAAAGGAACTAGGTTTTCTACATAGTCTTTATAGGGTGCTGTACCTAGCCAAAGGTCCCAGTCTAAATCTTTTGGAGGTGTTTGTCCTTTCTCTGGCCAAGGAATTCCCTGAGGCCAAACAGGTCTGTTGGTCCAGGAGTAAACTTTTGTGGCCTCTCCAATCAAGCCTGCATCATACCATTCCACCATTTTTCTCACTCCATCTCCGGAGGAACCTTGGTTTCCCATTTGGGTTACCACCTTATATTTACTGGCTGCCTCCGTAAGCATTCTTGCTTCATATATGTCATGGGCCATGGGTTTTTGAACATACACATGTTTTCCCATTTTCATTGCCATCATAGCAATTACCGCGTGCATATGATCAGGAGTGGAAACAGAAACTGCATCAATATTATTCTCCTCATTTTCCAGCATTACTCTAAAGTCTTTGTAATACTTTGCTTTAGGATGAGCTTCAACACTTTGTTTAGCTCTGCTGTCATCTACATCACAAAGAGCAATCATGTCCACTTTTCCAGTGCCATAAATTCCTCTTACATCTCCTCCTCCCATACCTCCAACACCCACACTGGCGACTCTCAGTTTATCACTAGGGGCGATAAAACCCGGGCCTCCTAATACATGTCTTGGTACTATATAAAATCCTGCCAAAGCAGTGGCAGATGTTTTCATGAAATCTCTCCTGGAATTACTAGAGTTTTTGTCCTTTTTGCTCATGGAATGATGTAGGTTATTGTAATTGAAGTCTTAAAATATAAAAAACACTTTAAAAAGTAGTCCCAAGTTTTTTAAATACCCCAATTATTGTTTTAACTGATATGATGGGCCCTGATTTCAAGCGTTTTTGACCCAATGTTTTTCTGCCATTAAATTATAAAATCGTTTTATCAATTCAAGATATTTAAAAAATTACAGTAAGTTTATCCAAAATATTAATGTATGAGAAAACCAGTTTTAGGCCTTGTTACCCTTATATCGGCCGTTTTATTTAGTTGTCAAAAACCCTTGTCTGAACTTGAAAGCGCGGCGATTATACCTCTGCCCAGTAGTATAGTAGCAGGGCATGGATCTTTTGAATTAAATTCAGGTTCAGCTATTCAAATCATTGGTAACTCGGAGGGTCTGCAAGGTTTGGGAGAAGTTTTAGCCTCTCGGTTAAAACCAGCTACAGGATTTGATCTTCCAGTTAATGCAGATGGTGGGGATATTCAGCTAGAACTTTTAGGAGGAGAAGAATCAGAAGCATACACTTTAGTAGTAGAGGAAGACCTGATTAAGATTACTGCGAATTCAGAAGCAGGACTTTTCTATGGAATACAGACCTTGGTTCAGTTGTTTCCTGTTGCTATAGAAAATAACTCGATAACTGAGGCAAGCTGGACAGTTCCAGCAGGTAAAATTGTCGATCAGCCAGAGTATGGCTACCGAGGGTCTATGCTGGACGTGGCCAGACATTTCTTCACGGTAGATGATGTGAAGTATTACATCGACGAAATGGCAAAATTGAAGTTAAACAGTCTTCATTTGCATTTAACAGATGATCAAGGATGGAGAATTGAAATCAAATCTTGGCCAAACCTGACCACAATTGGTGGGAAATCTGAAGTTGGTGGTGGAGATGGAGGTTTTTACACTCAAGAAGACTACAAAGAAATTATTGCCTATGCAGCAAAGAATTACATTACAGTAATTCCTGAAATCGATATGCCAGGACATACAAATGCTGCCTTGGCCTCTTATGGAGAGTTGAATCCAGGTGTAAACCTTCCAGATGGAGATTTTAGTACTATGAATGAAGGTGAAATCGACTTTGATATTTTAGATGGTGATCCAAAAGCTGCTGAAATTTATACTGGTATTGAAGTTGGATTCAGTACACTAGCAACAAATAAGGAAATCACTTATCAGTTTGTAGAAGATGTAATAAGAGAAATTTCTGAGATGACACCTGGCCCTTATTTTCATATTGGTGGAGACGAGTCTCATGTAACAGAGAAAGACGATTACATTGAATTTGTAGAGCGAGTGCAGAAAATCACAGCTAAATATGGAAAGACAAGTATAGGTTGGGATGAGATTGCGACGACGGAGCTATTGAAGGGAAATGTTGCTCAATTTTGGGCTTTAGCAGAAAATGCGAAGTTGGCAATCGAGCAAGGAAATCAAGTATTGATGTCACCAGCCAAAAAGGCTTATTTGGATATGCAATACGATTCAACTTCAAGACTTGGCTTACATTGGGCTGCCTATATAGAATTGGATTCGGCCTATATATGGGATCCGGAAAATTACGATCCAGGAATAAAGAAACAGGATATTTTTGGGATTGAAGCGCCGCTTTGGACAGAGACCATAGAAACAAGAGAAGACCTTAACTACATGGTTTTTCCAAGGATTGCAGCAATTGCTGAAATAGCCTGGACACCAAGTGAAAAAAGAGAATGGTCTGATTTTCAAAAAAGAATTGCTGTTCAGGGGAAAAGGTGGGATATCAATGGAATTGGATTATACAAATCTCCCAAAGTGGAATGGTAAATTGATATAAGTTAAAAACCCGAGTACTTTCATTTACTCGGGTTTTTTGTTTGCATTCTGTATAAAAACTTTTGTTTTTGGATCAAATAGCTCCTAATATGGATGTTTAATTGAATATTCAATTCTAATACAAACCTTAATACTAGCTTAATAAACCTATGGGTGATCTTATTATTTCTTTCAGCAACTGGATTTGGGGCACTCCCATGTTGATCATGTTGATGGGGGGTGGTTTAATACTTTTTTTTCATTCAGGTTTATTGCCATTTAGAAAAATTGGTCACTCTATACGCCTGTTAAGTGGGAAATATGACGATGATTTAGCACCAGGTCAAATTACTTCATTTCAAGCTTTATCCTCTGCAATTGCAGCAACCGTTGGACTAGGTAACATCAGTGGAGTTGCTATAGCCATTAATATGGGAGGTCCAGGAGCAATTTTTTGGATGTGGGTTTCAGCTTTCGTGGGCATGGCCACAAAGTACTACACCTGTACTTTGGCTATTATGTTTCGAGGAAAAGATTCTTCGGGAGAAATTCAAGGTGGGCCTATGTATGTCATTCAGGAAGGAATGGGTAAGAAATGGAAATTCTTATCTGTGATTTTCTGTACAGCAGGTATTTTAGGTCTTTTGGCTATTTTCCAGGCAAATCAATTAACAGCCGTCATCAGAGCTGTTTTACTTATTCCAGCTGGATTGGATGGGGGAGAAACTTCTCGATTCGTTTTAGCAGGAGTAGACCTAGGCCAATCAACTCGATGGATTCTTGGGGTATCTATGATGGTTTTAGTGGCAATTGTGATCCTTGGAGGAATTAAAAGAATTGCTTCCGTGGCATCTAAAATGGTTCCTTTCATGGTGGCTCTTTATTTCATCACAGTGATCATGATTGTGTTTAAGTATATTGGTGATGTTCCTGAAATGCTTTGGTTTATTGTGGAAGATGCTTTTACAGGAAAAGCCATAGCTGGTGGAGCTGTGGGTGCTGTAATTGTAACAGGTGCTCGTAGAGCTGCTTTTTCTAACGAAGCAGGAATTGGAACAGCCCCTATGGTACATGGAGCTTCAAAAAACAATGAACCCGTTAGAGAAGGTCTTATTGCTATGCTCGGCCCCTTTATTGATACCATTGTAGTTTGTACGCTTACTGCCTTGGTAATTATGTTGACTGGGGTTTGGCAAACAACTGAACATGATGGAGTTAGATTGACACTCAATGCTTTTGAAATGGCGCTTCCTGGTTTTGGGAAATATCTTTTGATGGTAGCAGTACTGGTTTTTGCTTTATCTACAATGTTTACTTATTCCTATTACGGGCATAAATGTTTCAATTACTTATTTGGAGCCAGTAAAGCTGATTATTACAATTATTTTTATCTGGCAACCATCGTATTGGGTGCAGTAGCCTCATTGGAGGTTGTGATAAGCTTGGTAGATGGAATGTATGCGATTATGGCTATTCCTACGATGATTTCGACATTGTATCTAGCACCGAAGGTAAAAGCAGCCTCCGTGGATTATTTCAAAAGAATGAAAAATGTGTAAGTGAAAATACTTGTTGCTCCCAATGCTTTCAAAGGAACACTATCAGCTTTTGAAGCTGGGAGGATCATTTGTGATCAACTGAAAATCAAATACCCTGAAGCAATTATACAATTGACTCCGATTGCTGATGGTGGAGATGGTACATGTCAGCTTCTTTCTGAATCTTTAGGTTTAAAGCCTTCTCATCGATGGAGTTTAGGCCCATTAGGCAGGCCGGCCAAAGGTGTATTTTTCTTAAAAGATGAATCTGCCTATTTAGATGTTTCTAAAGTTTCAGGTTTAGGTCTTCTCGCTTCTAATGAGTTGGATGTAAAAACTGCTTCTACATTTGGTACTGGCTTATTGATAAGGGAGGCTGTTAAAGCAGGAGCAAAAGAGATAGTTTTGGGGTTAGGAGGGAGCGCAACAGTTGATCTGGGGATTGGGATTTTGCAAGCATTAGGAATCCAGTTTTTGGATCAAAATGGCCGGGAGGTAATTCCATTTAGTCCTGATTTTTTAAAACGGGTTATGCATGTTCAGAGATCCCCAACCCTACCTAAAATTGAATTTACCTTATTATGTGACGTAAAGAACTCCTTTTTAGGCTCAGAAGGAGCAATACCTGTGTATGGTCCTCAAAAAGGCTTGGCTAATGAGGATTTAGCTAGTTATGAAGCCCAATGTACTAGACTTTTGAAGTTGATGTATAAAAAAACTAACAGGGATTTTATTGATAAAAGCGGGTTTGGAGCTGCAGGAGGTATTGCAGCTGGATTATCTGCCTTTTTTGATGTGAAAATAGCTTTTGGTGCTTCCTATATTTTTAATGCGCTTAGCATAGATAAGGATATTAAAGATGCTGATTTAATTATTACGGGTGAAGGAAGGTATGATTCCCAGTCAAGGTCTGGAAAAGCATGTTACGAATTGCTTCAATTGGCAAAGAAGTATCAAAAAGAGATTTACTTAATTACTTCTGGTGATGAAGGATTTGATGAGGGCTTTTCAAAAGTTCTCCAATTACCTGATTTGGATTTTAATAGTCCTGATTTCAAGAAAAAAGCAGCTAGGAACTTAGAAGCTGTTTGTTCTAAACAATGGTTTTCCTAATAGTAGAAACAAAAAAAGAGGCATAAGCCTCTTTTAAATTTCATAGTATAGTTTGAGTTTACTTCTTCTTAGAAAAAGTGCTTCTCACATCTATGGCAGATATTCCTGCTCCTAATCCGATAAGGACACAAACGATGATTAGAAATGTCTGCGCACCAGAAGCGATTGGAGAAGAAAAAACATCAAGTAGTATCATAGTATCTGTTTCGTTGAACTTAACAGTTGCGAAGATAATTTCATTGATTGAAATTACCAAAGACTAGTAGTTTTAAAGTGCTTTAACTTTAAACTAAATCATCATCTAGATCTTCGAAATCATCATCGAAGTCCTCCTCATCATCATCGAAGTCGACAATGTTGTCATCTAGGAATTCGTTTTCTTCATCCAAGTCATATTCATCCTCGAATTCATTTTCAAATTCATCAGTATCATCAAAGTCATCAAATTCTTCGAAATCGTCATCTAAATCCTCCATGGCTGTGTTTTTAAAGGGTTTTAAATAAATAAACGGTGCGAATTAAAATAAAATTTTAATCTGTGATATCAGCTTGAGCTTTTTTTTTTTGAAAATTTTAGATTTAACAATTCTCTAAGTTTGAAAATCGCCAAAAGGAACCTTTCTTGGTCTAATTTACTGATTTCCAGTTGAAAATGCCAAGCTGTTTTTAGGTCAAAAAAAGAAGAGGGGAATGGAATTAATGAAGATCAAAAAGTGAAATGGTAGGTTGTCAATTAAATATCGACTTAATACATTTCTTAATAAGAGGTTTTGATAAGTAGTCTTTAACGAATTGGTATTCGCTTGCTTTGTTAATATCTCTTTCGTCCACAGAACTACTTAGGATATAAATTTTTGCATTATTCTTAGCAATATCAAAAGTGTCTAGAAAATCCCAACCTGTCATTTCTGGCATATTCAAATCCAGAAACAAGTAATTTGGTTTGATTTCGTAGATCTCCCTTAACGCTTCTTTAGCGCTCTGATATTTAAAAAACTGACAGGGTTCTGTCACATTTTTTGAAATCAGTTTTTCAGTCACAAAAGTGCTGATCGGATCATCATCTATGAGTACTATGGTTAACATCAAAATGCAAAAATTTGCAACTGAACTACATTAAAGATATTACAAAAGTAACATCATGGGGCTAAAACACAAATATTTTGCCAATTTAATTCTATGATCCTAATGATATATTTGTACGGTAGAAAGATAGATTTGAATGGTAACCGATGTTTGGTTGAATGAAAAAATAAGATCTAAAAGATTTTCCTTTAATTAAGCCCTTGAGAGGTGTTTAATAGTTCTATCGACGAACCGATTGAGTTTCTGTACTCATATCAAAAATGAATTTTTCCATGATTTTGTCTACTGATTTAATCACTTTTTTCTCTTTTGATTTTTTGCTACTTACCTCTGTAACACCTGTCAATGTCATGATGAATTTGTCTTGACTAGGTTCAATAAAATCTACAATAACCTGTAATAGCTCATAATTCGTTGTTTTGGGTCCGTAATCATTTCTAAAGTTTGAATAGGCCCATGGATCCCAAACTCTGTATCCCCAATAAGGTGAGGAAGGGTAATTAGTTGTAGTTCGCTCTCTTGGCTCTTCATTGGAAGTATAGCGAATTACCAGATCTGGATTCTCTTTGTCATAGGTTAATCCCTCTGCCTCCAGTAGTTCTTGGATCCGTATTTGAACTTTTTTATCTATAAACTGTGCTTTAAATCCTCTCATTCCTACTTCCTGATTGACTAATACAAATGATTGATAGCGTTTCTGAATAGGCGTTTCTGTATTTTCTTTAAAGATTTCTATAGAACTACAACTAGAAAATATCAATAGAAACAATAAGAGAAGGGAACTATACTTTTTTGAAATCATAAATACTCCTTAATATTTAATTTTTTTTACGTACCTGAGTGGCGAATGTTGGATTTAATGAATCTGGTCTTTCTATTGAAGTAAATTTCTGAAATCTTCTTCATACCTGAATTTACTTACTAATTTTGTAAAAAATTAAACGATGGAAAAACCTGATTTCGACGATATTTTTATGGAGTTGGCAGTAAACCTTGCCAAACGCTCACATTGTATAAAAAAGCATGTTGGGGCGGTTCTAACTAAAGAAACTAGGATCATTTCAATTGGCTACAACGGGCCTCCAGCGGGAACGCATAATTGCGATGATGAATTTCCTGAAAATGGATGTGCCAGAGATAGTAAGGGGTCTTGCTCCCTTGCATTACACGCAGAGCAAAATGCTATTTTATACGCAGTTAAAAACAATACTTCTGTAGAGGGTTCAACTTTATATGTTACCCTTGCACCATGCCTTGCCTGTGCTCGTATCATTTTCTCAATGGGGATCTCTAAGGTAGTTTACCTTTTTTCCTATGCAGAATATAAAGGGATAGGCACAGATGAAGGGGTAGATTTTTTAAGAAAATTTGGAATCAAAGTGGACCGATACACGAAAGAGATTTTGGTCCATGATGAATTAATTTAAATAAAATTTACTTCCGGGTTTAGTTGGATATTGAATTGATCGAAAACAGATTTTTGGATCTTTTCGGATAGTTCCTTAATGTCCATTCCATCTCCATCTCCATAGTTAACCAATACAAGGGATTGGTTTTTATGAACTCCAATTTCTCCAAAGGTTTTTCCTTTCCATCCTGCTTGTTCTATCAGCCATGCTGCGGGGACTTTTACTCCTTCCTTCAAAGGATAACCGGGGATATTGGGATAGTCTTGTTTTAGTTTTTCCCAGTCACTTGTTAGAATGGTCGGATTTTTAAAAAATGAACCAGCATTTCCTATTTCTTTTGGATCTGGAAGTTTAGACTGGCGAATTTTTATGACTGCATCACTCACTGCTTTTATACTCAGTTCATTTGATCCACTTTCTTTCAATGTATCTTTAATTGCTCCATACTCGAGCTTGAAATCAGGTTTCTTTTTGAGTTTGTATGTTACAGAAGTAATGATGTATTGGCCTTTTAATTCATGCTTAAAAACACTTTCCCTGTAACCAAATTGACAGGCTTTTTGGTCAAAAATTTCAAATTCCAGATTAGACCTGTTGAAAGCAGTTAGGCTTTCAAATACATCTTTTATTTCCACTCCATAAGCTCCGATATTTTGCATGGGCGATGCACCTACAGTTCCAGGTATCAAAGACAAATTTTCAACGCCTGCCCAATTCCTTGATATACAATATTTGACAAACTCATGCCAGTTTTCTCCTGATCCTACTTTGACCCAAACATGATCATTGTCCTCTTTAATCAGCTCTATACCGTCAATCTCGTTTTTTATCACAAGCTTATTGATATCCTGCGTGAGCAAAATATTACTTCCTCCTCCAAGTATAAAAATGTCTAAACCTCTGTGGCTTGCCCAGATTAATGCTTCGATTAAATCCTTTTCGGAACCAGCACTTGTAAAAAATCTTGCTTTTTTATCTAGGCCAAAAGTATTGAATGGCTTAAGGGAAATGTTTTCTTGTATATTCATGAACCAATTCTTGTCTTGCGAAATAAACAAGATTTCTGCTAATAAGAAATGGATTTTACATTACATTCCCCATTTCATGAAAGAATTAATAATAAACGGTATCAGAGTTCGCCCAGGTCAAAAGCTAAATATAGAATTAGCTATAGCCAAACTTCCTACTCATACCTTAATCGATCTCCCAATTTTTATTCGTTCTTCCAAAGAACCCGGTCCTGTGGTTTTGATTTCAGGAGGTGTTCATGGTGATGAGATCAACGGTATTGCCACTGCAAAGAAAGTGCTAGAAGAAATTGATGAGTCGCTGGAGCTTTTGAAAGGAACACTAATCATCATACCGCTGGTGAATATTTACGGTTTCTTATCAAATAGTCGAACTTTTCCTGATGGGAGAGATTTAAATAGAAGTTTTCCCGGAAGCAAAAAAGGTTCTCTGGCTTCGCAGATTGCCTATATTCTGAGTAATGAAATTATTCCTTTGATAGATTTTGGGGTGGATTTCCACACAGGTGGCCGCATGCTAACCAATTACCCCCAATTGAGAGTTGATTTTACTGATAAATTAGCCCTTGAGCTAGCCAGTAATTTTGCTCCTCATTTTATTGTCAATTCCAAATACATAGAAAAGTCATTCAGAAAAGCAGCTTTTAGATCTAAAAAGCGAATTTTGGTTTATGAAGGAGGGGAATCAATGCGTCTTGACGATTTTTCAATTGATGAAGGTGTAGCGGGGACAAAAAGGTTTTTAGCTAGTTTGGGGATGCTGAAATCAGAATACGCCTTACAAAAGCCTATCTATATCAAACAAAGCGATTGGATAAGAGCGAAAGCATCTGGGATCTTTAATTCAAACATTAAACTCGGTGAAGAGGTAAAAAAAGGGCAGGTGTTGGCAAAAATAACAGACCCCTATGGACAGGTAAAAATACCTGTTAAAGCTAATTCAAATGGCTATGTGATCGGAATAAATAACCTTCCTGTAATCAATGTGGGTGAAGCTTTGATCCATATCGGGAAAGAATAAAAAAAGCGCCAAATTTTTCTTTGGCGCCTTACTTTGGTTTTAGCTGAAATATTGTTTTAACCCTTCTAATTTCTGGGTCAATTCTTTTTCACAACTCCTGTATTCTTTTCCATTATCCAATGGTTGATTGACGGAAAAGTAATACTTGATTTTTGGTTCGGTTCCAGATGGCCGAGCTGAAATCTTACTTCCATCAGCTAAGTAAAATTGCATAACATTGGACTTGTCCATGTCTAACTTTTCTACCTTACCTGTAGCAACTTCGGTTATAGTGCTGGCTTTTACATCAACGATTTTTTCCACCTTTTGTCCATTCATTTCTTTTGGTGGGTTATCGCGGAAGTTTGTCATCAAAGCCTGAATTTGCTCAGCCCCATCTTTTCCTTTTTTGGTCACTGAAATTAAATTCTCCTTGTAGAAGCCAAATTTCTCATAAATCTCTGCCAAAACATCAAAGACTGTTTTTCCTTGAGACTTGTAGTATGCGATTACTTCCGCCACCATGGCACAAGCACTAACACCATCCTTATCTCTCACAAAATCACCTACTAGGTATCCATAGGACTCTTCTCCACCACCGACAAACTTCTCTTTGCCTTCAAGTTCAAGGATGATAGCTGCGATATTTTTAAATCCTGTCAATACAGAAAAACACTTTACACCAAATCCTTCACATATTCTGTCAATCAATTCTGTGGTTACAATGGTGTTAACCATAAACTGTTTTCCATCCAATTTCCCAGCTTCCTTCCATCTACTCAGTAAATAATAGGTTAGGAGGGACCCTGTTTGATTTCCATTTAACAATTCAAACTCTCCACTTTCGTTTGGAACTGCGGCTGCATAACGATCTCCATCTGGGTCACAGGCTAATATTAATTCAGCTCCAACTTCTTTACCTAATTTTACTGAAAGTGTTAAGGCTTCAGCCTCTTCAGGATTTGGATAAACTACTGTTGGGAAAGTTCCATCAGGCTCTGCTTGTTCTTTAACTACATGGATATTATCAAATCCAAATGCTTTGATCGCGGCAGGGACCATTTTTCCAGAGGCACCATGAATTGGAGAAAAAACGATAGGCATGGATTTTTGCTTCTGAATTTCTTCAGGAGCTAGACTTAAACCTTTGACTAGGTCTAAATAAATGGCGTCAAAATCCTCTTCTATATAGCTGAACAATTCATCTTTCTTATTCCAGTTGACCATATCAAAGGAGGTGATTTTCTGAACCTCTTTGATAATGTTTGTGTCATGAGGGGCAACCACTTGTGCGCCATCTTCCCAGTAAGCCTTATAGCCATTGTATTCTTTGGGATTATGGGAAGCAGTAATCATTACACCACTTTTGCATCCATAATGCCTTACAGCAAAAGAAAGCATTGGGGTAGGTCGCATTTCTTTAAAGTATAGAACTTTAATTCCATTAGCTGTTAGTACGTTGGCAGTAGTCGTAGCAAATAATGTGTTGTTAATTCTGCTATCATGAGTTATTGCAACCTTGATGTCCTCACCGGGAAAACACTTTAATAAATAATTGGCTAGTCCCTGCGTTGCCATCCCAACAGTATAAACATTCATCCTGTTGGTACCCACACCCATCAAGCCTCTTAATCCTCCAGTCCCAAATTCTAGATCTCGATAAAATGAATCCAACAGTTCGGATGGATTTTCATCGATCAACTTCTTAATTTCATTCTTTGATTCTTCATCAATGTTTCCATCTAGCCAACTTTGGGCTTTCGATAGAGTAGCAGGATCTATTACGCTCATATGTTAAAAATTACTTTGAATTCTAAGT
Above is a window of Algoriphagus machipongonensis DNA encoding:
- a CDS encoding phospho-sugar mutase, whose translation is MSVIDPATLSKAQSWLDGNIDEESKNEIKKLIDENPSELLDSFYRDLEFGTGGLRGLMGVGTNRMNVYTVGMATQGLANYLLKCFPGEDIKVAITHDSRINNTLFATTTANVLTANGIKVLYFKEMRPTPMLSFAVRHYGCKSGVMITASHNPKEYNGYKAYWEDGAQVVAPHDTNIIKEVQKITSFDMVNWNKKDELFSYIEEDFDAIYLDLVKGLSLAPEEIQKQKSMPIVFSPIHGASGKMVPAAIKAFGFDNIHVVKEQAEPDGTFPTVVYPNPEEAEALTLSVKLGKEVGAELILACDPDGDRYAAAVPNESGEFELLNGNQTGSLLTYYLLSRWKEAGKLDGKQFMVNTIVTTELIDRICEGFGVKCFSVLTGFKNIAAIILELEGKEKFVGGGEESYGYLVGDFVRDKDGVSACAMVAEVIAYYKSQGKTVFDVLAEIYEKFGFYKENLISVTKKGKDGAEQIQALMTNFRDNPPKEMNGQKVEKIVDVKASTITEVATGKVEKLDMDKSNVMQFYLADGSKISARPSGTEPKIKYYFSVNQPLDNGKEYRSCEKELTQKLEGLKQYFS
- the murB gene encoding UDP-N-acetylmuramate dehydrogenase gives rise to the protein MNIQENISLKPFNTFGLDKKARFFTSAGSEKDLIEALIWASHRGLDIFILGGGSNILLTQDINKLVIKNEIDGIELIKEDNDHVWVKVGSGENWHEFVKYCISRNWAGVENLSLIPGTVGASPMQNIGAYGVEIKDVFESLTAFNRSNLEFEIFDQKACQFGYRESVFKHELKGQYIITSVTYKLKKKPDFKLEYGAIKDTLKESGSNELSIKAVSDAVIKIRQSKLPDPKEIGNAGSFFKNPTILTSDWEKLKQDYPNIPGYPLKEGVKVPAAWLIEQAGWKGKTFGEIGVHKNQSLVLVNYGDGDGMDIKELSEKIQKSVFDQFNIQLNPEVNFI
- a CDS encoding succinylglutamate desuccinylase/aspartoacylase family protein, with translation MKELIINGIRVRPGQKLNIELAIAKLPTHTLIDLPIFIRSSKEPGPVVLISGGVHGDEINGIATAKKVLEEIDESLELLKGTLIIIPLVNIYGFLSNSRTFPDGRDLNRSFPGSKKGSLASQIAYILSNEIIPLIDFGVDFHTGGRMLTNYPQLRVDFTDKLALELASNFAPHFIVNSKYIEKSFRKAAFRSKKRILVYEGGESMRLDDFSIDEGVAGTKRFLASLGMLKSEYALQKPIYIKQSDWIRAKASGIFNSNIKLGEEVKKGQVLAKITDPYGQVKIPVKANSNGYVIGINNLPVINVGEALIHIGKE